A stretch of Usitatibacter palustris DNA encodes these proteins:
- a CDS encoding ATP-binding cassette domain-containing protein, with product MLRVDNLSKVYTRGRWDKTPTFTLEADFAIDKPCIVGVMGPNGSGKTTLFELITGNNQPTSGRVTVAGQDIHQVRYSERAQLAMHYHQSYQVRSFRRTRPEFTMERASSQRPMIHLFDEPQFNPQDGYIGFMLDFFRRLKGEGRIVFVCLHPNEPYHLELLNEVCERFVFVNKGRLAQGESLSALAAHDAFRTYLGKLAV from the coding sequence ATGCTGCGCGTCGACAATCTCTCCAAGGTCTACACCCGCGGCCGGTGGGACAAGACACCGACCTTCACGCTGGAGGCCGACTTCGCCATCGACAAGCCTTGCATCGTCGGCGTGATGGGTCCGAACGGCTCGGGCAAGACCACGCTCTTCGAGTTGATCACCGGCAACAACCAGCCGACCTCGGGCCGCGTGACCGTCGCGGGCCAGGACATCCACCAGGTCCGCTACAGCGAGCGTGCGCAGCTCGCGATGCATTACCACCAGAGCTACCAGGTGCGCTCGTTCCGCCGCACGCGCCCCGAATTCACGATGGAGCGCGCGAGCTCGCAGCGGCCGATGATCCATCTCTTCGACGAGCCGCAATTCAATCCGCAGGACGGCTACATCGGCTTCATGCTCGATTTCTTCCGGCGGCTCAAGGGCGAGGGGCGCATCGTGTTCGTGTGCCTGCATCCGAACGAGCCCTACCACCTCGAGCTGCTCAACGAAGTGTGCGAGCGATTCGTCTTCGTGAACAAGGGACGGCTCGCGCAGGGCGAATCGCTCTCCGCGCTGGCCGCCCACGACGCCTTCAGGACCTACCTGGGCAAGCTCGCCGTCTGA